Below is a window of Humulus lupulus chromosome 9, drHumLupu1.1, whole genome shotgun sequence DNA.
agggaagcaagtgtgttgacatgaacgatatactcagtcatctattccactattggctctatacctaataattcttgggtctctcctattgctcttcatctcatgtgactcatagggagagtggtgccctgttggtggcacttacctcaggaagagaggtaaggcctcttcaacggggTCTGCTGCGTGTGTAATGAagcatgacgcctacaaatgggatgagggtctcatcttgtgaaaccatcactttgcagcccCCACACTGCGAGGCCCCTGGTATatggccgaagggtgtttagtggaggctatgtctcttgaggcctttgacgtggccggtgCGCAAGGCGAGGCACACAAGGCCACTAGGTATgcgtggcccttgggggcgaggctccTTTGACGCGTGCCCCCATTCGCATGGCCACCTGATactgcgggcgtggctgcgcgaggctgagggcctgctggggcgcgaggccacctggtgtgcaggtgtggctgcacgaggccggggacctgctggggcgcgaggccacctggtgtgcgggcgtggcagcacgaggccgagggcctgctagGGTGTGAGGCCGCCTAGTGTGCGGGCACGGCTGCGCGAGGGCGAGTGCCTgttggggcgcgaggccgcctaGTGTGCGGGCGTGGTTGCACGAGgtcgagggcctgctggggcgcgaggccgcctggtgtgcgggcgtggctgcgcgaggtcGAGGGCCTGCTagggcgcgaggccgcctggtgtgcgagcgtggctgcgcgaggccgtggTGTGGGGCCTTGGTGGTGCACGAGGCCGTGGTGCGGGGGCATGCGAGGCCGTGTCGTGCATGGGCGCGAGATGGGTCCCTAAAATAGTTGGAGCGATATGCCCGTAGCATATCGGGCGTACCCACGAGGCGTTTATGGGAGCCTATCACgcgcttttggcctttttataactgttgaatttcgagcatccacatttctcatgagacaatctcctgtattcaaaaagggcctacaggctcgagtccaattgcatgattaagtggcctttatccctctattctaatcagggactagagatttcttatttggtggatttttggcatccacaaaaactaatatacatatactacTATATTAAAGTGATACGctactaaataaaataaaaaatggcaATTTGGTTATCAACAATGTAAACGAccatttctctacaattttaaaaatgaagaTATTAACTTCTTGATGCCATTATTTTGGATCATTTCATGTAATTTCCAATATCTAAAGACAGGCCAAGCTCGTATACTTTGTTGATCCAAATGGCTTATTTAAGGTTGGACCGCCCGAAGGTGAAGGGTCTATGTAGGTAAAAATAACGTGCAAATGAACGTTCGCTTAGTTTTAATGTTATAAACATGcttatttaaacatatatttatttttattattttttaattatcatataaattttaaataaataaaatatgtttaatataatgtatgacataaatgtattaaaaaaattaaggcaaaacattgtctataattttaataaaaactggttcactTTTTTTCAATATACAATAGAATGAATTacaattctatagtatatataaatatttatatcaataatctctacatatatgacatctaaacacactattaacatagatatatatatatatatattacatgactacatgacatatatataaattacaataatatttaaaaaaaattaataatagaataaaataagattagaaaaagtcatagtctagagtagtatatatgcatcaactatttttagtttctaatgtatctcacaatgccctttggtgaatttgatgaataaaaatagcttcaatcacttgataaaaaagaaattatcacacaaatttataatataaaaaatatgatatatatgactttattatttttaaataaatataatttaattatttaaattatcataaaatatcttaaaaatatcatactttaattaattaattaattaatttttgtttatgtttatgtttgttctagtttttgaatttggcagtgacaataagagattatatattatatcattaacataatattaatattggaagacttctcaatggttactacccatagatgggtactaataaTTATGGTGATGTGGCAATAtggtgacttggtatagcaagtcaccaacaggtcATTTTGattaatttagttattatttttttatcataattaatctttatatAGAAATTTTAATCTTTTTATATAGAAATTGacataattttatttagccaATATGTAAGTCCATATTGCTTTTTTAATCTCTCTGATGTGTGATCAAATGTAATACTAATATTGAGACCATTATATTATGTTTATATAAATTTGAGAGACTATTATCCATTAAAAACATTCATGATTCTGAAAGATTAATTTGAGAGattaattttttactttttaaaacaaaacaggTCACAAACATGATAAGGTTCCTAGTGGACAGCTACAATACACCTATTCCAGCCATACTTGAGATCCCATCCAAGGATCATCCATACGACCCTGCTCATGATTCAGTTCTTTCTCGAGTCAAGTACATCTTTTCTGCTGAATCTGTGGCCTCAGATAGACGTTGAGAACTGCCGATATTCTCTTAGTGAGATGGCAAAACAACATAGCAGTCAGTTCTCAGGCTGATATAGTTTATTATCTACTTTGGCTCTTGTGCTTAATATTCAGGCTGATAAATCTTGAATAACTAGTTTCTTTTTTCTGGAAATTTATTGAAGATGACCTCTTTTCTCCACTCCAATCCATGAGAAAATGTCTGATAATATCTATAAAGAATTATGAACAAAAATCTGAAGTGGATATCAAATGGGGATGGATCCAAGGAGCTGACTCCTTTCATCACCATATATAGATGATTACTGTGTGCTTAATATTCTTCTATGCTAATTTGAGTTTTTGTTCTATGCCTAACAAAACATATATTTGGTTTATGAGAATTCAAAAAGTTAATATTTCAATAAGATACTTAATATAGCTTTTTCTCTTTATATTttgaatatgatttttttttattaaaatacaattaaaaaatatatatagatttcTAATAATATAAAAATGTTTTGAAAAAAGTCAAAAGTTATTGTTgcttttttttacattattttcatataatattaataactttgaaatttatttattattttaataaatatatttttctcattttgaattttgaatataaATACACAAATGGGTGATTgaatatttgaaatttaaatgctAAGCATAGCCAAATTTTGTAATTAGTAATCTTATTAAATAGAAAATGTAACTTTTAATCTACCAATGAATTTTATTACGAGACAAATAAAAATGACATATATTGTGCATTAAAGTTTATTAGGTGATAGTTTATTTCAAATAAACATTTATGTAAATTTTAGTATTTAATGTTTTATTATAGAAAAAacctattattaaaaatatattgaattttttaatataaacataaaataacaaaaagaTGTTTTAACAAATACTATATTTATATACGATATGttaatgaataattttttttaaatgtatattacAAGCTATTAAATATATCAATCACCATTGTTATATTTggaaacaaataaaataatattttttcattaaCTATTGAAGGGTATTGAATAAACTAATAGAattataattttcattaattaaaattttgaaataataaatatacacacactaatgttaaaattattaattatatatagaaACTAAAATATGTTGCAAAACTGTAACTGTTGCAAAACTATATTCTTTTTAGTGGCATTTGAAAAAATGtaactaaaaataattaaatatcattttcaaatattacgaaatttttaataataatgaattacatacttgttttttatattaaattttttttagtgaCATTCTATAAAAATGTTACTAAATGATATTTCAGAAAATAAATTcatttttaatgtatatttgtagacattttgatataataaaattttataaatactttCTAATAACAATTTAACATTACAATATTAGTTAATGTATACAAAATATCTACGTAATACACATAACAAATAAAACATATGTAATTCTATTTACAAAAGTttactaaaacaaaatacataatTGTAGTATAGagctttccttcttcttcttcagtttCTTTCAATTTCTTCAAAAAAAATCTTCTAAGCTCTTAATTTTCTTTTGCAATTTGCATAGCCAAAATGCTTGCACTGGTATTTCAGACACCTCCCAAATCTCACAGAATGATACCTAGATATGCTCCCTCCACCAAGCCATTTCTTGTTAACGATGCTATCTCTGCATCACTAAATTGAAATAATGCCTGCAAATCCAATAATAATGaggatgatagtgaagattaaaATCGTACACTCAAAGAAATTTCATTATCAATATTCAATATCTTCGacatatcataagaaaataacccttaaaaaaagataaaatgaaaataaggatgatagtgaagattaaaATATGATAAAAGTATATGAGAGCATTACCGCACAATGAAAAATATGGGAGGTGCGCGACATTGGGCTTTGAAGTCTTGACCCTAAGGTGTCCTATGGTGGTGGCAGTGACTTTCATATCTGTCTATAGAGCGAGATCGGAGCCGAGAATCCCAGAAACGTCGGCGACATTCAAAGTCAATctttttgaaaacccaaaaaataaataaccagtttttctttttgaaaactAGAATGTAGCAGTTATAACATTCTtgagttatttttttattaatatttaatgcTTATTTATAATACAAATTTCCTTTATAATGtttagatatgattttttttaattctttaatttaataattatatgacCGACATGTCATCAGGTCActcttataaaaatttaaaaaaatcacaatttatttttagaaattttatataaaaactataaatataaaccattgatcttaatccaatggttaatatcaaagtaaccatctatgggtagtaaccattaagagtgcaccctattaatattatatattatatgtttaatataatattaatattatacatgaattttaaatttaaatttgttgctagttttttttaaaagaagtttatttctagttgatagtagattatattatattatatgtttaatatgatattattctaatacatgaagtttaagtttaattaaattttatttaagttataaaatatatgattttattattttaaaataattgacattgtaaaatatgacaaaaatatctttttttaatttttttaattatttgttattattaaatttgatttaagtttaaatcatgtttataaTTTATcagtaaatataaaaatattatgttatatataataatattcctTTCaagttaaaaataataaaaaaaactttaatAATTTCAGTTAtctaaatatttattatataaaaaaagagaATTCTAGCGTCCCTCACATGACTTAGTCCTTCATGTGGTGCCCAGATTTTTGCCAAGTGTCAATATTGGATTGGTGTTAAAATGTTGACTTTTTAACTTTTTACTTGGTGTAACCGGTTGTGTCAACCGACTGTGTTTTTTGAGCTGACGGAGCTTAAATAAATGAGGGGTAGAAGCGTAATTTTAGGTCCAATAAACTGTATAGTTGAGGGTTTTATAGTAAATTTAGATAGGAGTTGAGACTTATTTACGATTGTGGACACGTAAATATTTGACTGCAGCTAAGTAACTATTATAATTGACttacataaatatataataaaataacctAACAAAAACTGaagcttttttatttttttaatgcgaTATATGAAATGAATAAAATGTGGTGGaaagtttttaatattaataataacttTTTAAATGTAGGGATTACTGAATGACACACTACATTACCATTTAGTAGTTAATTTTTGCATGGACTTTTTATTTTGCATGAATATTGAGCATATTAGTATAGGTATTAGCTACATAAGAAGTTTCATTATGCTAAGTGACTTTTGAGGGTTTGTTAAGTGAGAAAATTAAAGTACAACATAACGAGAACATATATTTTAGTGTAAGtttgtatagttttttttttcaattaagtTTCAAtgctttggttttttttttttgaagtccTTTCTCTTCTAGTATTGGATGACTTCATAATCGACGTCTAATTATGTGTGAcaatatttaaagaaaataatactagTACTATAGCACTTtgcttgtattttttttattggaaACAGAGAATAGTGATAACATTTGAAGAGATAATGATTGTAAAAATAATAACTAATGCACTTTTTTTGGTTCAGCTGAAATGCATAGTGAGATATGTGAGTTAAAGTGCACACCATATTTAGTGGCTTAGCTGATGaggaaattattaaaaaaatatgaagaacCCACGAATAGGTGTAAAGAAATGGTAGCTAGTTAAAGAGTAAAATATtagggtatttttgtctttttgtACCACTAGCCTTTAATTGAAATCTAATCATTAAACTCAAAAAGTATATACATCGGACGATCCAAATTCATTGAAGGACTAAGTCCTTCAATACTAAGTGAGGGACACCAGAACCTccctataaaaaaatattatttatttatttaattgatccACCAACCAAATTCTAACACGTGGCTCATCCCGAATATATTATTCGAGTCGAGACGGCTTTTACAAACCAGGGGTAATTTCGGAAACTTGAAAAGATTCCTCTAGTTATTTTTTCTGAACTCCCAGGTCAATCCGAGGAGCTTgggaaaaaaaaacctaaatcgcTATTTTTCGATCTCTGTTCTCTATGTCTTAGCAGCTTGTTCAGCTTTTACTACTTCAAGTTGTTCATCGCTACCTTCAGGTCCGTAGTAGATTTcgtctttttcttctttatttattttcaatcgATCCATCAACTTCTTTTATTGTATCGATTAGATGTTTATTATTTGAAGGTGTTTTACTGTTCTGGGTCGTTGTACGATTTATGGGTTTTGTTGACTTTGTTTCAAATATGACTATACTTATCAGATATGCATGTGTGTGTGTGAGTTTCGATAGATCATGTTACTGCGAGCTGGATTCGAATTGTTTAATTTGAGTGCCTGATCTTGCTTCTGGGTTTTTAATTAAAGATGCTTTCCATTTCTATGATAGGACATTAAAATAAAGTCGCTGCATACAAAATTTTGCTAAAATGGGTGATAGCAATTCTCCGCCCGAGTCTCCTAAAGAAAACCCAGATCATGTCTCTGATTCGAACCAACTTGCTAAAGATGATAGTGAATTGGAAAATATCGTTAAAAAGTTCCAAGACACGATGTCTGTTAGCAAGAGACACAAGTTTTGGGAAACCCAACCTGTTGGGCAATTCAAGGATAAGGAGGATACTAGTTTGCCTGAGGGTCCTATTGAGCCTCCAACACCATTATCTGAGGTCAAACAAGAGCCTTACAATCTGCCTAGTCAATATGAATGGACTACTTGCGACATGGACTCTGAAGAGACCTGCAATGAGGTGTATGCTCTTTTGAAGAATAATTACGTTGAGGATGATGAGAACATGTTTAGATTCAACTATTCGAAGGAGTTCCTTAGGTGGGCTTTGCGCCCTCCAGGTTTCTACAGGAGCTGGCACATTGGTGTGCGTGCAAAGGCTTCAAAAAAGCTTGTTGCTTTTATTACTGGAATCCCTGCTAGGATCCGGGTTCGGGATGAGGTTGTAAAAATGGCTGAGATTAATTTCTTGTGTGTTCATAAGAAGCTCAGGTCAAAGAGACTTGCCCCTGTCATGATCAAGGAGGTTACACGGAGGGTTCACTTGGAGAATATATGGCAGGCAGCATACACTGCTGGAGTGGTTCTTCCAACTCCCATAACAACTTGCCAGTACTGGCATAGGTCTCTCAATCCAAAAAAGCTTATTGATGTTGGGTTCTCAAGGCTTGGTGCAAGGATGACAATGAGCCGAACTGTAAAGCTGTACAAGTTACCAGATTCACCAGCTACTCCTGGATTCAGAAAGATGGAACTTCGCGATGTTCCTGCAGTAAACCGGTTGCTTAGAAACTATTTGAGACAATTTGTTGTCGCACCAGATTTTGATGAAGATGATGTTGAGCATTGGCTTCTTCCAACTGAGGGTGTAGTGGATAGTTTCCTGGTCGAGAGCCCAGAGACGCACGAGATCACTGATTTCTGCAGCTTCTACACTCTTCcttcatctatccttggcaatcAAACTTACTCAACTCTGAAAGCTGCTTACTCGTATTATAATGTGGCCACCAAGACTCCATTGCTTCAGTTGATGAATGATGCTCTTATAGTAGCAAAACAGAAGGATTTTGATGTTTTCAATGCTTTAGACGTGATGGAGAATGACTCGTTCTTGAAGGAGCTAAAATTCGGACCAGGTGATGGGCAACTTCACTATTATCTTTATAACTATAGGGTGAGGCAAGAGTTGAAACCGTCAGAGCTTGGTCTTGTTCTCTTGTAGTTTGGCATTAGTTTTTGGTGGTTTTAGCATTGCATTTGAACTAAAACAAACTGTTTATCTGTTTGAGTGGCATTGGTATCCTTGTCTTGTTTTCTTTGCAACAAAGGATgagatttttctctttttttttttttatttctatgcATGGTTAGAGAGCGAATGTGTTGAGATGGGGCTTTTATCAGAGGCAATAAGACCTTGTTTGCTGACAACGCTAATGGAACCATGATGTTTATCAGGGAGCAGAAAACTGATCCAACTGAGATATTGGTTGGAATTATGCATAATTTCCATTTAACTACCGGCGCCGCcctaataattaaaattaattctCCTATATCATATATACCTTACCATTCCACAATATTTACTTATTTTCCTTGAAACCGTCTCTGAGGTAGGATGAATGCTACTCACTGCAGGAATTGCGTACTGTTCACATTTAGTATGCCAATTCACTGATGAAGGCACATCCTGGAAAGAAATGCTAAACacatagaagtgaacttttgaAGCACATCAATCATAAGATTACATTTATATATtccatatataatataaaaaattacatTAAAAGAGAACTCCAACACTTTTTATATGTTAAATTTTGCTACAATGTAtgtatatttttaacattttcaaaataattgtaaattttctaaataatttcTCTTTGTTCTCAATTTTACTCattcatttttcttttcttttttttttgggcaAAGTTTTTCCACATTCCATTATATTtgaaatgaattaaaaaatatacatatatataggaaGAAACAAAAATAGTTATGTATTCTTAAAAAGTAGAATGAAGAAATCACTGAGGACAATTTACGTTTACATTAATTCGTTTAGAAATTAGGGTATATTTCTTTTTCTTCCTATATATGCATATTAAACGAGATATCTACTAATAAAAATTAGGGTGCCTAATTTAATCactaccaatatatatatatatatatatatataattttagtattttcaGTATATGAATTACAACTTTTTTTTACATGACGTGTATTATGTAATTAGATAGGACCTCTCACAAATTTTTGGAGCTAATTAGATCATGATTTCAATatcttaaattatttaaaattttctgaaaatttgtgagAGGTTCCCTTTAACTACATTAATACCATCatggaaaaaaaatagaattgtaACTTATTTATGTACTAAAAATACTCAAACTACATGTAGATAGTGATTAAAAATAATCATTAAccaataatttttctttaaattaacATCAACAACACGATTATTTGACATGTAGTATTTTCCTTTTGGTGAAGAAAAATTTGTTTGACATGTATTATTTCCCCTTTTGTAAAGAAGGATTGAGTTTTCTAAGGCAATGTATACACACAAGTAGGTTCAAGATTTAACCGATTCAATCAAATTTGAACAATCAAATTCAATTCAACATGCAAAGTGCATATTGGATTGgattgaaaattttaaaatccACACTTGTGCGGAATAGACGCACTTTTAATATTGAAAGTAACTAATCAGATCCGCAGTTTATGtagataaataatttttaaaaatatatatgtaagataataatttaaaatttttatataCTTGATACAAGTAAAGTGatataataattattttgaaaaaataaactaaattaaattaaattaagtaatACTTAAGTTTTTAATTCGGAAACTTTATATTTGGATTCTTGTATCAAATTTAAATGTagatgttatatttaattttattatttgagtttatGTAATGTTTAAGTTATTTGTTATGTAAGTTGATGTTGattactaattttaattttttaaaagtgaaattataaatattagttagaaaatataaattaataaatagtgTTTAATTTTCTCCCAAAAAAGTAATGGATTTAGATTAATGAATCCAATCCGTATTTTGCGGATTGAATTGGATTGATTTTGTACTAAAATGATGATTGAATTTGATCTAAAATATGAAATTCATACTTAATGTGCGAATTAGAAAATAATGCACATTGGATTGAAAGAACATCAAAAGTGACAAGACAAGAGAAAATATCGTCATAAAATTTCAAAGCAAATGTCATGGTCGAcaatcaaatcaaatcaaatggtatacaaatatatttttagaaTTCCTCACTCAATCGATGAAGATTAAATATAATGTAACAAAGAGTAAACCAAGATGGTAGAAAGAAATAAAAACACTTCTTATTTTTGGGGCTTATTATGCCGTTCTTCTTGTACACATACACTTGAAAATGtatctttttcaaaattttaaaagaccGAATTTGGGTTCTTTACCTAAATAATGCCATTGATATATTGAGGACGAACATTGAAGAAACTAAAAAGATGGAGGCGAAAAGAAAACCCATTCAATCGTTCCATTAATAAATATGCTACATTTGTAATTAATTAGGGAAAGTGTCAATATTACAGCATTAATTCAAGCCTTTGATAATTGCTGTACATAATCTTT
It encodes the following:
- the LOC133802120 gene encoding glycylpeptide N-tetradecanoyltransferase 1-like, coding for MGDSNSPPESPKENPDHVSDSNQLAKDDSELENIVKKFQDTMSVSKRHKFWETQPVGQFKDKEDTSLPEGPIEPPTPLSEVKQEPYNLPSQYEWTTCDMDSEETCNEVYALLKNNYVEDDENMFRFNYSKEFLRWALRPPGFYRSWHIGVRAKASKKLVAFITGIPARIRVRDEVVKMAEINFLCVHKKLRSKRLAPVMIKEVTRRVHLENIWQAAYTAGVVLPTPITTCQYWHRSLNPKKLIDVGFSRLGARMTMSRTVKLYKLPDSPATPGFRKMELRDVPAVNRLLRNYLRQFVVAPDFDEDDVEHWLLPTEGVVDSFLVESPETHEITDFCSFYTLPSSILGNQTYSTLKAAYSYYNVATKTPLLQLMNDALIVAKQKDFDVFNALDVMENDSFLKELKFGPGDGQLHYYLYNYRVRQELKPSELGLVLL